A genome region from Alkalimarinus coralli includes the following:
- a CDS encoding sigma-54-dependent transcriptional regulator — translation MDIKNTLLCWHSKRAGVEVLDEALKRLKNRKVYVGKVIVLTQSAEDNRLYKEHEFGDIQITFRTVAIENPADHNEIYHAIESEIIPELKLEQHLHINVSPGTPAMHAVWLILHARGRFPRETILWSSQYNPDTKRTSIAKVDFSVNTYLAEISAISSSEAGYALYDLDPKSKARQDALQTLKQFSCVPKAPLLVLGERGTGKTRLIETVVGKVKQKQVVTLACGGLDSQVVDSMLFGHVKGAFTGAEKDRNGLLKEANGKVLFLDEIQDLPTSVQRKLVRVLQDNHHSFRPVGSDTEEASDFELVCASNKSLEQLAAILDADFFDRVSMLTITIPPLRACREDILSDWQRIWQEVNVNPNLPAEAPVSNDLIQFFNSAYLPGNLRDLKKLAYMSCAFLSSQTTESAISSSLASLGEPAIQGDSPDTRFAFGDLSKTTKDELTKAFHKEFATAAKKQFGTWVKAAEALKVDQKTLQKYMRDN, via the coding sequence TTGGATATCAAAAACACGCTGCTTTGTTGGCACTCAAAAAGAGCTGGGGTTGAGGTATTAGATGAGGCGTTAAAGCGGCTTAAGAATCGTAAAGTTTATGTTGGCAAAGTAATTGTGCTTACTCAGTCAGCTGAGGATAACAGACTGTACAAAGAGCATGAATTTGGCGATATACAGATTACCTTTCGAACTGTAGCTATCGAGAACCCAGCTGATCACAACGAAATTTATCACGCAATAGAATCTGAGATTATTCCAGAGCTAAAGCTTGAACAGCATCTTCATATAAATGTATCGCCGGGAACTCCGGCGATGCATGCGGTTTGGTTGATTCTTCATGCTCGGGGGCGTTTTCCACGCGAAACAATCCTCTGGTCATCTCAATATAACCCCGATACCAAAAGAACCAGCATTGCCAAAGTTGACTTCAGTGTTAACACGTATCTGGCAGAGATCTCTGCTATTTCGAGTTCAGAGGCCGGTTACGCCCTTTACGATTTAGATCCTAAATCAAAAGCAAGGCAGGATGCATTACAAACGTTAAAGCAGTTTTCTTGCGTCCCCAAAGCACCGTTACTTGTATTGGGTGAACGTGGTACAGGGAAAACGAGGTTAATTGAAACCGTTGTCGGTAAGGTGAAGCAAAAGCAGGTAGTTACGCTTGCATGTGGAGGGTTAGACTCTCAAGTGGTTGATAGTATGTTGTTTGGCCACGTAAAAGGTGCGTTCACTGGGGCGGAAAAGGATCGCAATGGGCTTTTGAAAGAAGCAAATGGAAAAGTATTGTTCTTGGATGAGATACAAGATTTACCAACTTCGGTTCAGCGAAAGCTGGTTCGAGTGCTTCAAGATAATCATCACAGCTTTCGCCCTGTTGGAAGTGACACCGAGGAAGCATCTGACTTTGAGCTAGTTTGCGCGAGTAATAAATCTCTTGAGCAATTGGCAGCGATACTCGATGCTGATTTCTTTGATCGTGTATCCATGCTCACAATAACAATACCTCCACTTCGGGCATGCAGAGAAGATATATTGTCCGATTGGCAAAGAATCTGGCAGGAAGTTAATGTCAACCCCAATCTGCCTGCGGAAGCTCCAGTATCAAATGATTTAATCCAGTTTTTTAACTCGGCATATTTACCAGGTAACTTACGTGACCTCAAAAAGCTGGCATATATGTCTTGTGCGTTTTTGAGCTCCCAAACTACAGAGTCGGCAATCTCTAGCTCATTAGCTTCTTTGGGCGAGCCTGCTATCCAAGGGGATAGTCCTGACACAAGGTTTGCATTTGGTGATTTATCCAAGACAACTAAGGATGAGTTAACGAAAGCGTTTCATAAGGAATTTGCCACAGCTGCCAAAAAGCAATTCGGGACATGGGTTAAAGCCGCAGAAGCATTGAAGGTGGATCAAAAAACTCTGCAAAAGTATATGAGAGACAATTGA
- a CDS encoding helix-turn-helix transcriptional regulator, translating to MTVIHMNQRQLANRWGVSEATLERWRSEGIGPRYLKLQGRVMYREKDIEAYEANCLRQSTSEAVKESISSS from the coding sequence ATGACGGTAATACACATGAATCAGAGGCAGCTGGCGAATCGATGGGGCGTAAGTGAAGCGACTTTAGAGCGGTGGCGTTCCGAAGGGATTGGCCCCAGGTATTTGAAACTACAGGGGCGAGTTATGTATCGGGAGAAAGATATTGAGGCCTATGAAGCCAACTGCTTGAGGCAGTCGACTTCTGAGGCTGTCAAAGAAAGTATTAGTTCTTCGTGA
- a CDS encoding phospholipase D-like domain-containing protein, with product MNLIEKFTKTETKIVDQSNTKLPPVLLPVPPKQVSDPQQINSSLFCDKLQSRVVELIDSAKHSVILSTFLLADENVESAVLKAAKRKVRVYILLACETRLDGDVPDDDFGKKCLVQHKEMLNKLSGHVHFASAPHFHAKAVVIDALHEDGIAKGLLLTANLTEEALKRNEELGVSLSRHQIAEILNVFRWAIFESAQHHMTSRGEFSAYKSPGNVGYPRELTEILVTSSEDARIREHALALINKADKELIISSFGWQEDHQLVKAICKRAKSGVKVTVLSRQRPAAMPALLAMKQAGASVMCFKWLHAKAIVVDGMHGMVMSANFQAHGMDQGFELGVKLTVSQVKELMNCFDVFLTNSHNQLNIDMSLGMISGGFEAWENNIFKRYSVSEVDIVELSPIKADCLSDMDKHPKIPNANWREKTSHKIEYKWRIEPPVITNTSSEYFRPSTAKDETSKKQNTGSTRKSYEPKVVRLTKKQLAITVRKESELSMAKRLKQSELPNARIVLEA from the coding sequence ATGAATCTAATTGAAAAGTTTACTAAAACAGAAACTAAGATTGTTGATCAATCAAATACCAAGTTGCCCCCTGTGCTTTTGCCTGTTCCACCAAAACAGGTATCTGATCCGCAGCAGATTAATAGCTCTTTGTTTTGCGATAAGCTGCAATCAAGAGTTGTCGAATTAATCGATAGTGCTAAACATTCGGTTATTCTTAGTACGTTTTTGCTTGCCGATGAAAATGTCGAATCAGCGGTCTTAAAAGCAGCAAAGCGCAAGGTTCGTGTGTACATACTATTGGCATGTGAGACTCGTCTTGATGGCGATGTGCCTGATGATGACTTTGGTAAGAAGTGCCTTGTGCAGCATAAGGAAATGTTAAACAAATTGTCTGGGCATGTTCACTTTGCATCTGCGCCGCATTTCCATGCAAAAGCTGTTGTCATAGACGCATTACATGAAGATGGTATTGCGAAAGGGTTGCTTTTAACGGCAAACCTTACAGAAGAGGCACTTAAACGAAATGAAGAGCTGGGGGTCTCGCTTTCACGCCATCAAATAGCTGAGATCTTGAATGTGTTCCGTTGGGCAATCTTCGAGAGTGCGCAGCACCATATGACAAGCCGTGGTGAATTCTCAGCATACAAGTCTCCGGGAAATGTCGGATACCCAAGAGAATTAACTGAAATACTGGTCACATCTAGTGAAGATGCTCGAATTAGGGAACACGCATTAGCGTTGATCAATAAAGCGGATAAAGAACTCATCATATCGAGTTTTGGGTGGCAAGAAGACCATCAGCTTGTAAAAGCAATATGTAAGCGTGCGAAATCGGGGGTAAAAGTCACAGTTCTATCCCGCCAAAGACCCGCAGCCATGCCAGCGTTGTTGGCTATGAAACAAGCTGGTGCATCAGTGATGTGTTTTAAATGGCTACATGCCAAAGCGATTGTAGTAGATGGAATGCATGGCATGGTGATGTCGGCCAATTTTCAAGCGCATGGTATGGATCAAGGCTTTGAGTTAGGCGTAAAGCTCACTGTTAGTCAGGTAAAAGAGCTGATGAATTGCTTCGATGTGTTTTTAACTAATAGCCACAATCAATTGAACATAGATATGAGTCTAGGGATGATTTCCGGTGGTTTTGAAGCTTGGGAAAATAATATATTCAAGAGGTACTCAGTCAGCGAAGTAGACATTGTTGAGTTATCTCCCATAAAAGCAGATTGTTTGTCTGATATGGATAAGCACCCAAAAATACCCAATGCAAACTGGCGGGAAAAAACCTCGCACAAGATTGAGTATAAATGGCGTATAGAACCGCCTGTTATCACCAATACAAGTTCAGAGTATTTTAGACCTTCAACAGCTAAGGATGAAACCTCTAAAAAGCAGAATACAGGCTCGACTAGAAAAAGTTATGAGCCCAAGGTTGTTCGACTGACAAAAAAGCAGTTAGCGATTACAGTTCGTAAAGAGTCTGAACTTTCCATGGCAAAAAGGCTGAAGCAAAGTGAATTGCCAAACGCCCGAATTGTATTGGAGGCGTAA
- a CDS encoding DEAD/DEAH box helicase family protein, whose protein sequence is MALLRYANLGIHRPDILLSKAVSGLGDFYKYLDTTRKYLESTKAVKAIAWEKLDDAKSGVWVQLVEPADNCGDFEKNLKLFLDESTDTVYEASPARWKAVGSAARECPNCRSHGKPKMAYATEKHADEIASELGNGLSSYECPDGYGWHLTGKSQSNVGFNKSNAISVQDRNVENDSLLLDRLPDHDYLVIRPNTYQLKCQINALQSLQDTPSIHHLPLLRLFEGKDHAKWPNVPYDEHLFNDDYYVLTDGAREGTSQQREFVNIALNTPDFAFLEGPPGSGKTTAICELILQLIKRGKRILLCASTHVAVDNVLERMMSEENIYRDMVLPVRIGDKSSVSQKAKPWQLEEFVKTERTRLLKHLQQQPHISVSQKLLKSKVGEGKHIVERLVLEAANLVCGTTIGLLQHPDIKNKQSTSPIFDVMIIDEASKTTFQEFLVPAVLAKRWIMVGDPKQLSPYVDDEATEVNLQPCLQDSYQREACADIFSARQINIQKREVSLVCTDDEKTIEFYHQQAKSKNVLVASSKGPKTDLPYASVVLGSSAFIAQNANHLPLDLTTIRGLPALPEKLEMRLAAHSRLTRTKIKTESDSWESQLAWRLARMYEQRLNTESHGSSKTVNKLEEDIKALLPFDSEKDTFTAIDRVRRIALPSILESLQVGFERTEYQKQGTALSDGLPASVLEQRQIRLSYQHRMHPDIAEFSRVHIYHEKALQSPDGQAEKRDWGYRSGSHRCIWHDVKGRKGKEGEITAEVEEILKELSRFDSWAKSNPNVEKNQQKPWEVAVLAFYRAQERAIRRALRKWTGNHHGVRHFYRGEKSSPYIDIQICTVDRFQGHEADFVMLSFANNHPTSFLESPNRLNVAITRAKHQLIVYGNRPAMQKASGVLGTFASNSYWSTTIETESQEAL, encoded by the coding sequence ATGGCGTTATTGAGATACGCAAACTTAGGAATTCACAGGCCAGACATCCTGCTTAGTAAAGCAGTGAGTGGTCTTGGTGACTTTTATAAGTATTTAGACACCACTCGAAAATACCTAGAAAGTACGAAGGCTGTGAAAGCGATAGCTTGGGAAAAACTAGATGATGCTAAAAGTGGAGTATGGGTACAATTAGTTGAGCCAGCTGATAACTGTGGTGATTTCGAAAAGAACTTAAAGCTCTTTTTAGATGAAAGTACTGACACTGTTTACGAAGCAAGTCCTGCGAGATGGAAAGCTGTAGGCAGTGCTGCTAGGGAATGCCCAAATTGTAGAAGTCACGGCAAGCCTAAAATGGCGTATGCGACTGAGAAGCATGCGGACGAAATTGCGAGTGAATTAGGAAATGGGCTGTCGTCGTATGAGTGTCCAGACGGTTATGGTTGGCATTTGACTGGGAAATCACAAAGCAATGTTGGATTCAATAAATCCAACGCAATTTCAGTCCAGGACAGAAATGTAGAGAATGACAGCTTGTTATTGGATCGTTTACCTGACCACGACTATTTGGTTATTCGTCCAAACACATACCAGTTAAAGTGTCAGATTAATGCATTACAAAGCTTACAAGACACCCCTTCTATTCACCATCTTCCGCTATTGAGGCTGTTTGAAGGTAAGGATCATGCTAAGTGGCCGAATGTTCCTTATGATGAGCACTTATTTAACGATGACTACTACGTTCTTACCGATGGAGCAAGAGAGGGAACATCTCAGCAGCGTGAGTTTGTAAATATTGCACTCAATACACCAGACTTTGCCTTCCTTGAAGGCCCCCCAGGATCTGGCAAAACTACAGCCATTTGCGAACTGATTCTTCAATTAATAAAGCGAGGTAAGCGGATCTTACTTTGTGCATCAACACACGTTGCTGTTGACAATGTTCTTGAACGAATGATGTCTGAAGAAAATATTTATCGCGACATGGTGTTACCTGTACGGATTGGAGATAAATCAAGCGTTTCTCAAAAGGCAAAGCCATGGCAATTAGAAGAGTTTGTTAAAACTGAACGCACAAGATTGCTAAAACATCTTCAGCAACAACCGCACATTTCAGTTAGTCAGAAGTTACTTAAAAGTAAGGTCGGCGAAGGTAAACATATTGTTGAGCGTCTTGTTCTTGAAGCGGCGAATTTAGTTTGCGGGACAACTATTGGGTTGCTTCAGCATCCTGATATCAAAAATAAACAATCAACATCGCCAATCTTCGATGTGATGATTATTGATGAAGCATCAAAAACAACTTTTCAAGAGTTTTTGGTGCCAGCGGTACTTGCCAAGCGTTGGATCATGGTGGGAGATCCAAAACAGCTTTCACCTTATGTTGATGATGAAGCTACCGAAGTAAATTTGCAGCCATGTTTACAGGATAGTTATCAGCGAGAAGCATGCGCAGATATTTTCTCTGCTCGACAAATCAATATTCAGAAACGAGAAGTATCCTTGGTTTGCACTGACGATGAAAAGACAATTGAATTTTATCATCAGCAAGCAAAGTCCAAAAATGTATTGGTTGCATCATCTAAAGGTCCGAAGACAGATCTCCCTTACGCATCAGTAGTCCTTGGTTCATCAGCGTTCATCGCTCAGAATGCTAATCACCTTCCCCTGGATTTGACGACCATAAGGGGGCTGCCTGCGTTACCGGAAAAGTTAGAAATGCGACTTGCAGCGCATTCGAGATTAACTCGTACAAAAATCAAGACCGAGTCCGATAGCTGGGAATCCCAGTTAGCGTGGCGACTGGCTCGTATGTACGAACAGCGCCTAAATACAGAATCTCACGGAAGTTCTAAAACTGTTAATAAGTTAGAGGAAGATATCAAAGCGCTACTACCATTTGACTCAGAAAAAGATACGTTCACTGCAATAGACAGGGTACGTAGGATCGCACTGCCTTCTATCCTTGAATCACTGCAAGTTGGATTTGAACGAACAGAGTATCAGAAACAAGGCACCGCTCTGTCTGATGGACTTCCAGCCAGTGTTTTGGAACAACGACAAATACGGCTTAGTTACCAGCACAGAATGCATCCAGACATTGCCGAGTTTTCCCGAGTACATATATACCATGAAAAAGCACTGCAAAGTCCTGATGGCCAAGCTGAAAAGCGGGACTGGGGATACCGAAGCGGCTCACATCGTTGTATATGGCACGATGTTAAAGGTCGAAAAGGCAAAGAAGGTGAAATCACCGCTGAAGTAGAAGAAATATTAAAAGAATTAAGTCGCTTTGATTCTTGGGCAAAATCAAACCCAAATGTTGAGAAAAACCAACAAAAGCCTTGGGAAGTTGCTGTTTTGGCATTCTATCGGGCTCAAGAGCGAGCTATACGTCGAGCTTTACGAAAGTGGACGGGAAATCATCACGGAGTAAGGCATTTCTATCGAGGTGAAAAATCCTCACCGTATATTGATATTCAGATATGTACCGTAGACCGTTTTCAGGGGCATGAGGCTGATTTTGTCATGCTTAGTTTCGCAAATAACCATCCCACGAGTTTTCTTGAAAGCCCAAATCGCTTGAATGTGGCAATTACGAGGGCCAAGCATCAGCTCATTGTGTACGGAAACCGCCCTGCAATGCAAAAGGCATCGGGTGTGTTAGGTACTTTTGCCAGCAATTCTTACTGGTCTACAACAATCGAGACTGAATCACAGGAGGCACTATGA
- a CDS encoding TM0106 family RecB-like putative nuclease, producing MYKQYGQFHFSPSDLTQYMESPFASWMDRFSIEHPDQAPEKDPADALMSSLAQKGYEHEDALEAAFIEQGLNVVKIEGESSDEKRANTIAAMRQGVDVIVQARLELPPFGGYADFLVKVTHEAESSSPAKKKSSLGDWHYEVWDTKLANKLKPTFVIQLCCYAQMLESIQGCLPEFITVALGNGENERLRTSDYFYYYQTLKSSFLNDHSHYSVDNRPDPADSKNWADWSNYAESLMVEKDHLFQVATITKGQIKKLNQAGINKMQELATNDIEHVPGINTIVLEKLKAQAKIQKQSAGNAIPRFEIITPAPNEKSGLALLPPHSPLDVFFDIEGYPLDEGGLEYLWGNTYFDEEGNRQFKDFWAHNPEQEKQCFQDFIQWVYQRWQQDPKMHIYHYANYEIAACRKLMGRYGVCEYEVDQLLRNEVFVDLYKIVKGGVLLGEPRYSIKNVEHLYRGKRETEVGNGGDSVVVYEQWRELHSRGEQGDTWETSKILNDIRDYNIDDCDSTQELVDWLRQQQAEHGIVYLGKTPSYKDTGTEPDVKEEVTERTQLRDRLLERVLSELESDPRKAALTENLAWVLEFHRREAKPIFWRLFERLGLSHIELMDDLDCLACCERTEREPFKPTPRARNLAYEYRFDPTQEFKGAQKQFYLLGVETDDGNTAKVTFVREESDLENGLVVLQSKEEPPAVVSLVPDEYVNPNPIPQAIDQSVSEYESGQLSSGQSAIIDFLTRSKPRIKGHTEGPIAPSHDPGERLQQIIHAISNLDCSYLTIQGPPGAGKSYTGKHVIAELMKSGAKVGIASNSHKAINNLLLSTAKYCKEEGISATFGCTKDNEPELADYDVAILKNSELVNHIQPACVVGTTAWGFAREDLASELDYLFVDEAGQVAVANLIAMSRSTTNLILMGDQMQLGQPSQGTHPADSGLSVLDYLLHETPTIPDDMGVFLGTTYRMHSKVNQFISEHIYEGKLESHPSNDKRIIDVPSDYEGPLNIEAGVLFVPVEHEGNTQASDEEVAVIRDLANSLIGRTFHTGKSSPETRPIDWNDILFVAPYNHQVSKLRAALGEQAKVGSVDKFQGQEAPIVFLSMCASDASESPRGLDFLFDKHRINVAISRAQSLAVVVGNPNIGKTPVSRVDQLKLVNLFNAVTKN from the coding sequence ATGTATAAACAATACGGACAGTTTCATTTCTCCCCCTCAGACCTGACCCAGTACATGGAGAGCCCATTTGCCTCATGGATGGACAGGTTTTCCATTGAGCATCCTGATCAGGCGCCAGAAAAAGACCCAGCCGATGCTTTGATGAGTTCCCTCGCACAAAAGGGCTATGAGCATGAAGATGCGTTGGAAGCAGCCTTTATTGAGCAAGGCCTCAATGTAGTTAAAATCGAAGGTGAATCGTCAGATGAAAAGCGCGCCAATACGATTGCAGCGATGCGCCAAGGTGTTGATGTCATCGTACAAGCCCGATTAGAGCTACCTCCTTTTGGTGGCTATGCAGACTTTCTGGTTAAGGTAACGCATGAAGCAGAGTCTAGCTCTCCTGCTAAAAAAAAGAGCAGTCTCGGTGATTGGCATTACGAAGTATGGGACACCAAACTCGCCAACAAGTTGAAGCCGACCTTTGTCATCCAGCTGTGTTGTTATGCGCAAATGCTTGAATCCATACAGGGGTGCCTGCCAGAGTTTATAACGGTAGCTTTAGGCAACGGTGAAAATGAGCGACTCAGAACGAGTGACTATTTTTATTATTACCAAACTTTGAAATCATCATTCTTAAACGATCATAGTCACTATTCGGTAGACAATCGACCAGACCCTGCCGATTCTAAAAATTGGGCCGATTGGAGCAATTACGCTGAATCTCTAATGGTTGAAAAAGACCACTTATTTCAGGTGGCGACTATCACCAAAGGCCAAATCAAGAAGTTGAATCAAGCAGGCATCAATAAGATGCAAGAACTAGCGACGAACGACATCGAACATGTGCCTGGGATAAACACGATAGTTCTTGAGAAACTGAAAGCTCAGGCAAAAATCCAAAAGCAAAGTGCTGGCAACGCCATTCCGCGATTCGAAATCATTACGCCTGCGCCCAATGAAAAATCAGGTTTAGCATTACTCCCGCCACACTCACCGCTGGATGTGTTCTTCGATATAGAGGGCTATCCACTTGATGAAGGTGGCTTGGAGTACCTTTGGGGCAACACATATTTTGATGAAGAAGGAAATCGACAATTTAAAGACTTTTGGGCTCACAATCCTGAACAGGAAAAACAGTGCTTCCAAGATTTTATTCAATGGGTTTACCAGCGTTGGCAGCAAGACCCAAAGATGCATATATACCATTACGCCAATTATGAAATCGCAGCCTGCCGCAAATTGATGGGCCGTTACGGCGTATGCGAATACGAAGTAGACCAGTTGCTTCGCAATGAGGTTTTCGTCGACCTCTACAAAATCGTTAAAGGCGGCGTCCTTCTGGGAGAGCCTCGGTATTCAATCAAGAATGTAGAACACCTTTATCGCGGAAAGCGTGAGACTGAAGTTGGCAATGGCGGTGACTCGGTTGTGGTCTATGAGCAATGGCGAGAACTACACTCACGAGGTGAACAAGGCGACACCTGGGAAACCTCAAAGATCCTCAACGATATTAGGGATTACAACATCGATGATTGCGACTCAACCCAGGAGCTGGTCGATTGGTTGCGACAACAGCAAGCCGAGCATGGCATCGTTTATTTAGGTAAAACCCCTTCTTATAAAGACACTGGCACCGAACCCGATGTCAAAGAGGAAGTAACAGAGCGTACGCAGCTACGTGATCGTCTGCTTGAGCGCGTCTTATCAGAACTTGAGTCAGATCCAAGAAAAGCGGCATTAACTGAAAACCTTGCATGGGTGCTCGAGTTTCATCGACGAGAAGCTAAACCCATATTCTGGCGTTTATTTGAAAGACTTGGCTTAAGTCACATTGAGTTGATGGACGACTTAGATTGTTTGGCCTGCTGTGAAAGAACAGAGCGTGAACCATTTAAGCCTACGCCAAGAGCGCGTAATCTGGCTTATGAATATCGATTTGATCCCACACAGGAATTTAAAGGCGCGCAAAAACAATTCTATTTATTGGGTGTCGAAACGGATGACGGAAATACCGCAAAAGTTACCTTTGTCCGAGAGGAAAGCGATCTTGAAAATGGTCTGGTGGTCCTGCAGTCGAAAGAGGAGCCACCAGCGGTCGTATCCTTAGTACCAGACGAATACGTCAATCCAAATCCAATTCCACAAGCCATCGACCAGAGCGTTAGCGAATATGAAAGTGGACAGCTAAGTTCAGGTCAATCAGCCATCATTGATTTTCTGACGCGCTCCAAACCCCGTATAAAAGGTCACACCGAAGGGCCTATCGCACCCAGTCACGATCCGGGTGAACGACTCCAACAAATCATTCATGCGATCAGCAACCTGGATTGCAGTTACCTAACGATCCAAGGGCCTCCTGGTGCTGGTAAGTCCTATACCGGTAAGCATGTTATCGCAGAGCTTATGAAGTCCGGTGCAAAAGTGGGAATTGCCAGTAATAGCCACAAGGCGATCAATAACCTGCTATTGAGTACAGCAAAATACTGCAAAGAAGAAGGTATCTCAGCCACCTTCGGCTGCACCAAAGACAATGAGCCTGAGCTGGCTGACTATGACGTTGCCATCCTAAAGAACAGCGAGCTGGTCAATCATATCCAACCGGCTTGTGTGGTGGGTACAACAGCATGGGGATTCGCTCGAGAAGATTTGGCGAGCGAACTCGACTACCTTTTTGTGGATGAAGCAGGCCAGGTTGCCGTTGCAAACCTGATCGCCATGAGCCGCAGCACGACCAACCTTATTTTGATGGGTGACCAAATGCAGTTAGGCCAGCCCTCACAAGGCACACACCCGGCCGACAGCGGCCTTTCAGTGCTGGACTACCTCTTACACGAAACTCCGACCATTCCAGACGACATGGGCGTATTTTTGGGCACAACCTATCGAATGCACTCTAAGGTCAACCAGTTCATTAGTGAACATATTTACGAAGGAAAATTGGAGTCACACCCGTCTAACGATAAACGAATTATCGATGTGCCTTCAGACTATGAAGGGCCGCTTAATATTGAAGCCGGAGTCTTATTCGTTCCGGTGGAGCATGAAGGCAATACACAGGCCTCTGATGAGGAAGTGGCTGTCATCCGGGATCTTGCCAATAGTTTGATTGGAAGGACTTTTCATACTGGAAAGTCATCCCCAGAAACTAGACCCATCGACTGGAACGACATCTTGTTTGTCGCCCCGTATAACCATCAAGTCAGTAAACTTCGCGCTGCGCTAGGGGAGCAAGCCAAAGTGGGCAGTGTCGATAAGTTCCAAGGCCAAGAGGCCCCAATTGTGTTCTTGAGCATGTGTGCCAGCGACGCCAGTGAATCCCCCCGAGGACTGGACTTCCTCTTCGATAAGCACCGCATTAATGTAGCTATATCGAGAGCACAATCACTGGCAGTAGTCGTCGGCAATCCTAATATCGGCAAAACACCGGTGAGCCGGGTTGACCAGCTCAAGTTGGTAAATCTGTTTAATGCAGTCACGAAGAACTAA
- a CDS encoding helix-turn-helix transcriptional regulator, which translates to MTQRELCNRWQVSETTLERWRSEGIGPIYVKLGGQVRYRQEDVLEYEASCLCVRQGEGSTSHSNIALMLHSVLLKFMDFIGR; encoded by the coding sequence ATGACGCAAAGAGAGTTATGTAATCGTTGGCAGGTAAGCGAAACGACACTGGAGCGCTGGCGTTCAGAGGGTATAGGCCCGATTTATGTGAAACTTGGTGGTCAAGTTAGGTACAGGCAAGAAGATGTGCTGGAGTATGAGGCCAGTTGCTTGTGTGTCAGACAGGGGGAGGGTTCTACGAGCCATAGTAACATCGCCTTGATGTTACATTCAGTGTTACTAAAATTCATGGATTTTATCGGACGCTAA
- a CDS encoding type II toxin-antitoxin system HigB family toxin, which produces MRIIALSTLKAFWEEHPEYMDAKEPTLAWYRHALAADWSAPADVKQDFRNASVLKDGRAVFNIAGNKYRLVVWVNYAYRVVYIRFIGTHAQYDKIDVQTI; this is translated from the coding sequence ATGAGAATCATTGCCCTATCGACACTGAAAGCTTTCTGGGAAGAGCACCCAGAGTACATGGATGCTAAAGAGCCAACGCTCGCCTGGTATCGGCATGCCTTAGCAGCCGATTGGAGCGCACCAGCTGATGTAAAGCAGGACTTTAGAAATGCCAGCGTCCTCAAAGATGGACGAGCGGTTTTCAATATTGCGGGCAACAAATACCGACTGGTCGTTTGGGTCAACTATGCCTATCGAGTGGTGTACATCCGATTCATAGGCACCCATGCGCAATACGACAAAATTGATGTACAAACTATTTAA
- a CDS encoding helix-turn-helix domain-containing protein produces the protein MNIKPIKTDADYRAALKEIESLMMAGPDTPEGEKLDVMVTLIEAYESKHFPMELPDPVEAIKFEMERKGLTVKDLEPMIGKSNRVYEILNHKRSLTLKMIWKLHEGLGIPAESLIKPPQAHA, from the coding sequence ATGAACATTAAACCGATTAAAACTGATGCCGACTACCGAGCGGCATTAAAAGAAATTGAAAGCCTGATGATGGCTGGCCCTGATACGCCTGAAGGTGAAAAACTGGATGTAATGGTCACGCTTATCGAAGCTTATGAGTCCAAGCATTTCCCTATGGAACTGCCTGACCCTGTTGAAGCCATCAAGTTTGAGATGGAGCGTAAAGGTTTAACCGTAAAAGATCTTGAGCCAATGATTGGTAAAAGCAACCGAGTCTATGAGATTCTCAATCACAAGCGCTCGCTCACACTAAAAATGATCTGGAAGCTGCATGAAGGTTTGGGTATTCCTGCTGAATCCTTAATCAAACCACCTCAAGCGCATGCTTAA
- a CDS encoding type II toxin-antitoxin system ParD family antitoxin, with protein MATTSLSLGEHWEVFIKNEISSGRYGSASEVVRDALRAMEERKSKLEALRSHLAEGATQASNGDFVDNFSMDSLINDLDAET; from the coding sequence ATGGCAACCACCAGCTTAAGTTTGGGTGAGCACTGGGAGGTGTTCATCAAGAATGAAATTTCCAGCGGTCGTTACGGCTCCGCCAGTGAAGTAGTGCGAGATGCTTTACGTGCCATGGAAGAACGCAAAAGCAAACTGGAGGCCCTGCGCTCACACTTAGCCGAAGGGGCTACCCAGGCCAGCAATGGTGACTTTGTTGATAACTTCTCAATGGACTCACTCATCAACGACCTGGACGCTGAGACCTAG